GAAAAAGTATCTGTGCTCTGTCTGCGGTTATGTTTATGATGAGAAAGCCGGTTGTCCTGAACAGGGAATCGCCCCGGGAACTAAGTGGGAAGACGTCCCCGATGATTTTGTCTGCCCTGAATGCGGCGCCTCAAAAGATATGTTTGAACTTGAACAGTAAACTCATTTGGATCGAAAATAAATATTCATTAAAAAATGCCGCAGCTTAAAGCTGCGGCGTTTTTTCTTATTCGTCCAGATATTGCGGCATACCTTTGTTTATTTCCGGCTCTATAAAATCCATAAACGCCTCTAAACTCATAAAACCAAGGTTTCCTTTTCCGCTGTCACCT
This DNA window, taken from Bacillota bacterium, encodes the following:
- a CDS encoding rubredoxin; the protein is MKKYLCSVCGYVYDEKAGCPEQGIAPGTKWEDVPDDFVCPECGASKDMFELEQ